The Musa acuminata AAA Group cultivar baxijiao chromosome BXJ2-2, Cavendish_Baxijiao_AAA, whole genome shotgun sequence genome contains the following window.
TACTTACAATCTTTGAGTTGACATTTGCGAAAATCATAGAGTGGTAATTACTTTATGGAAGATGCCTATCATGTATTTCTTACTATATGGATCTATTTATTTCTTGTTTTCTTCTGTCTTTTGGCTAAAATTTCAATTTTCGTGATATTGATGGCCGGTACTTCTGACTTGACCAGCGATAACCATTctcaaattttattttgttaAATCTCTTTGATCCATTAAAGCTAAggcaataataattttttttgcttGGTGAACTTACTCCTTGTCGGATACTGTAACCAACTTGACATGTTTAGGCAATTACATGTATTGTTTCGCAGCTTAcagtattttattttctttttatgttgCATCCTTTGTGATTTTTCTGACCATGCATGACCATTGAATGTTGAGAGGCTGTTTTAAGATGGTAGGATGTGCAGATGGTAACTTTGGCtaattttttcttcttgaaaacctAGATCCAGATATTTAATTTCTTTTGCAGTTTTATAAGTAGGCGGTGTAGAAATATATAGCTAACTAAGTTGCTTCACTTTTTTACGCTGTCTATAATTCTTTTTTACAACTGGTTATTGTTCTTTTCCCTTTTGGATAATGGCTTGCAGACTCTGAAACTTCTATCTGTTGATAAATGAGTTTCATATATGTATGAACTTATTTGCTTTGTATGGTTTGCTATCTTTAACTGCTCCTGTAAAGACATGATTTTCCTTGGGCAGGTTATGATTTCTTTCGAGTATCTAAATAATAACTAGAATTTGTAAGTTAAATGAACTTAGTATGGACTAAAATTTAGCTGCAATGTTATTTCTTGTTGCAGGCTCCCCTTTTGGCCTTATGCAAAGCTGACTTTCAGTTGCTGGTTGGTTTTTCCATACTTCAGTGGTGCTGCATATGTTTATGAACGTTTTGTGAGGCCACTGGTTTTGAATCATCAGACAGTGAACATATGGTATGTCCCTCCAGATAAAGGTATCTTCAGTAAGCCAGACGATGTTTTATTAGCTGCAGAGAAATTCATTGAAGAAAATGGACCTGAAGCATTTGAGAAGCTAATAAACAAGGTATGTCCAAAATCCCTCTAGTTCTTTGTCGAGAATTTTTTGTGTCAAAGCTGAATGTGGGACTGCAAGTAATAGCTTGAGTCTTTTTAGTGGACTTGGTTCTCCTCTTCATCTTGAAGAGGTTGTAGGTTCGAGTTCGAGTACTCGTAGAGGTGGCACTCCAAATACTTGACCTGTGCAATTCTGTTGGTGGCTGTGATCTAGATATGT
Protein-coding sequences here:
- the LOC135584868 gene encoding HVA22-like protein a isoform X3, producing MGSGALLRFLVINFDVLAGPLVTLAYPLYASVRAIESKSPVDDQQWLTYWVLYSLLTIFELTFAKIIEWLPFWPYAKLTFSCWLVFPYFSGAAYVYERFVRPLVLNHQTVNIWYVPPDKGIFSKPDDVLLAAEKFIEENGPEAFEKLINKMTSCGSLKEVPQFA
- the LOC135584868 gene encoding HVA22-like protein a isoform X5; its protein translation is MGSGALLRFLVINFDVLAGPLVTLAYPLYASVRAIESKSPVDDQQWLTYWVLYSLLTIFELTFAKIIEWLPFWPYAKLTFSCWLVFPYFSGAAYVYERFVRPLVLNHQTVNIWYVPPDKGIFSKPDDVLLAAEKFIEENGPEAFEKLINK
- the LOC135584868 gene encoding HVA22-like protein a isoform X4, translating into MGSGALLRFLVINFDVLAGPLVTLAYPLYASVRAIESKSPVDDQQWLTYWVLYSLLTIFELTFAKIIEWLPFWPYAKLTFSCWLVFPYFSGAAYVYERFVRPLVLNHQTVNIWYVPPDKGIFSKPDDVLLAAEKFIEENGPEAFEKLINKQ